From Dehalococcoidales bacterium, a single genomic window includes:
- a CDS encoding HD-GYP domain-containing protein encodes MRSALAYESIRQKHGELLGAMDGIIHAMSVVVETRDPYTAGHQKRVAVIACAIGRVMELSEWDIEGIRIAGLLHDIGKLAVPAEILTKPGKINTTELSIIKSHSQVSYDILELIEFPWPVKQAVLQHHERLDGSGYPDGLSGDDIIIEAKILSVADVVEAISSHRPYRPALGLEYAMREIIKQRGILFDPRVVDACLKLYEEKDADLEQLQ; translated from the coding sequence GTGAGAAGCGCCCTTGCCTATGAAAGCATCCGGCAGAAACACGGTGAACTGCTAGGGGCTATGGACGGAATCATCCATGCCATGTCAGTGGTGGTGGAAACACGAGACCCATATACCGCCGGCCACCAGAAGCGGGTAGCCGTTATTGCCTGCGCCATCGGGAGAGTGATGGAGCTCTCCGAGTGGGATATAGAAGGCATACGTATTGCCGGACTGCTCCACGATATCGGCAAGCTGGCAGTACCCGCCGAGATCCTCACCAAGCCGGGCAAGATCAACACCACCGAGTTGAGCATCATCAAGAGCCACTCACAGGTGAGCTACGACATCCTCGAACTGATAGAATTCCCCTGGCCGGTGAAACAGGCCGTTCTCCAGCACCACGAAAGACTGGACGGTTCAGGCTATCCTGATGGCCTGTCCGGTGACGACATCATTATCGAGGCAAAGATATTGAGCGTGGCCGACGTCGTGGAGGCAATCTCATCTCACCGGCCCTACCGTCCCGCTCTCGGTCTGGAGTACGCCATGAGAGAAATTATCAAGCAGCGCGGTATCCTCTTCGACCCGAGGGTGGTTGATGCCTGCCTGAAGCTCTATGAAGAGAAGGACGCTGACCTGGAGCAGCTCCAATAA
- a CDS encoding TIGR03111 family XrtG-associated glycosyltransferase: MTDTLLSFLLFWAIWLLVPLAIDGTTALAYFISVWRSERHKLRQRLAVEQTYFPLVSILIPVHNGAPYLQKCIESIRLQSYPHEKLEIFVVDNMSDDGSFDVFKVEQDKPFKGSLQWVSIPRRGKAYALNAGIHMTRGEYIANIDCDIRMHTDAVLNMVKAFTADPELAAATGSVEILPHNGNGSDPFRHLLAECEFMEYFTSFHVGRQYQSNVNSLFTLAGAYSMFRRDILLRTFLYDKQTVSEDTKMTFDLHKIFSKMKKKCVGEAVVYSEPTPSLSAFYSQRVRWQRGQLEVVSLFPEFVHTPFHLHGLASSKSMVVDHTLAFARAVWTFLLPMLYFLGYSMGMVFTANVVMYVCYIGVEVAYYITALMLADNVVRKRLRHNWWLCAVLPMYRFILFWFRFGGFLSVLTEPAEWKVKDPVAQVREGLHQLRQDLGRWRFIR; this comes from the coding sequence ATGACCGATACCCTGCTTTCCTTTTTGCTGTTCTGGGCGATATGGTTACTTGTGCCGCTTGCGATTGACGGCACCACAGCGCTGGCCTATTTTATCAGCGTCTGGCGGTCAGAGCGTCACAAACTGCGGCAGCGCCTGGCTGTCGAGCAGACTTACTTCCCGCTGGTGAGTATACTAATACCGGTACATAATGGCGCACCCTATCTGCAGAAGTGTATTGAATCAATCAGGCTGCAGTCCTATCCCCATGAAAAGCTGGAGATTTTCGTGGTGGATAATATGAGCGATGACGGCAGCTTCGATGTTTTTAAGGTGGAGCAAGACAAGCCTTTCAAAGGCAGCCTGCAGTGGGTCTCCATACCCAGGCGCGGTAAGGCATATGCACTAAATGCCGGCATACATATGACTCGCGGGGAGTATATCGCCAATATTGACTGCGATATCAGGATGCACACGGACGCGGTGCTGAATATGGTAAAGGCTTTCACCGCCGACCCTGAGCTTGCTGCTGCTACCGGCAGCGTGGAAATACTACCACATAACGGTAATGGCTCTGACCCCTTCCGGCACCTGCTCGCCGAATGCGAATTCATGGAGTATTTCACCAGCTTTCACGTTGGGCGCCAATACCAGAGCAATGTGAACAGTCTGTTCACGCTGGCGGGGGCGTATTCCATGTTTCGCCGCGATATATTGCTGCGAACATTCCTTTATGATAAACAGACGGTATCCGAGGATACCAAGATGACCTTTGACCTGCATAAAATCTTCAGTAAAATGAAAAAGAAGTGTGTGGGAGAAGCAGTGGTCTATTCGGAACCTACACCCTCGCTATCCGCATTCTATTCGCAGAGAGTCCGCTGGCAGCGGGGGCAACTCGAAGTAGTCTCGCTTTTCCCTGAATTTGTGCACACTCCCTTTCATCTCCATGGGCTGGCGTCATCAAAATCGATGGTCGTAGACCATACGCTCGCTTTTGCCCGCGCGGTATGGACATTCCTCCTGCCTATGTTGTATTTCCTCGGGTACTCGATGGGCATGGTATTCACCGCCAATGTAGTAATGTACGTCTGTTACATAGGTGTGGAGGTAGCTTACTACATTACTGCCCTTATGCTTGCCGATAATGTCGTCAGAAAGCGGTTGCGGCACAACTGGTGGCTCTGCGCCGTGCTGCCCATGTACCGGTTTATCCTCTTCTGGTTCCGCTTCGGCGGTTTCCTTTCCGTCCTTACCGAGCCTGCGGAATGGAAAGTGAAAGACCCTGTCGCCCAGGTACGTGAGGGCTTACACCAGTTGCGTCAGGACCTGGGCCGATGGCGGTTTATACGGTAG
- the xrtG gene encoding exosortase family protein XrtG: protein MELSVIVSLAAVWLLVVYFFYRNRIWLLYYLVGAIGLAFIIIFVGRAFFLEAAMEQVVAQTVHQICKLAGIPTKIFESAPGALLVMVIAQDIGWTVIQIGIECSGLLETSAMLGMVLFYPGWSWGKRLILTAIGVIAIYFANIIRLFFIVEILHHGGKDTIFISHTIAGRAIFFIIVVGIYWFVITRPTLSTIRNKLRKEMAV, encoded by the coding sequence GTGGAGCTCTCTGTAATAGTCTCTCTGGCGGCAGTCTGGTTGCTGGTAGTATACTTCTTCTACCGGAACCGTATCTGGCTGCTATACTACCTCGTCGGGGCTATCGGCCTTGCTTTCATCATCATTTTCGTGGGCAGGGCTTTCTTCCTGGAAGCGGCCATGGAGCAGGTCGTGGCGCAGACAGTGCACCAGATATGCAAGCTGGCGGGCATCCCGACAAAGATATTCGAGTCGGCACCGGGGGCATTGCTGGTGATGGTTATTGCGCAGGACATTGGCTGGACGGTAATACAGATAGGCATTGAGTGCTCCGGGTTGCTGGAGACCTCCGCCATGCTGGGTATGGTGCTCTTCTACCCCGGATGGTCATGGGGTAAACGGTTAATCCTGACAGCTATCGGCGTTATTGCCATTTACTTCGCCAACATCATACGCCTTTTCTTCATCGTGGAAATACTCCATCACGGCGGGAAGGATACCATTTTCATTTCCCATACCATTGCCGGAAGGGCAATATTCTTCATTATTGTGGTCGGTATTTACTGGTTTGTCATCACGCGTCCAACTCTGAGTACAATACGCAACAAACTCCGCAAGGAGATGGCAGTATGA
- a CDS encoding diguanylate cyclase: MANKSRLVRGKTQAAAGESTGSKRPSGHPLLTEENYRTIFENSTVAIIVTDENENIVFWNKFAESLLVMDAADLHMRPVRSLYPEKEWRRIGSQNARRKGMQHHMETRVIRKDGGIIDVDLSLSVFKGPDGEVTGSIGVIANVTERKKAEQALRQGEELLRGMTESAATVIYLVQDGRFTYVNRVMVEISGYTNDELLGMRSTDLIHPEDKEEARAKAIASLKGHSNLPYEFRVLKKDTETLWVSERVTSIEYGGNRAVLGTLMDITTRKIAEATSREYTDQIETLLEISTKLGQSLNLAELLQGVLESITEAIQVRAAGIHLLDEQTNELVLEAHHGFSANSVYKMARMKLGKGFAGRAALSGKAVILSDTSAGMKSDLIVLQSMGLRSLYSVPIIAREKILGTICMGSHDSRDFVERDLRLLGSIASQIGVAIENAQMYERAVEVAFTDSLTGLYNRRYLMEQIRRELARAKRNKTAVSLIMIDVDDLKTVNDRFGHDQGDVLLKELARIIKTRARAADVAARLGGDEFVVLTPDTDLVGASEVGQRLWSEAHLSRIRMDDREVGFSVCIGIASYPSHAASAEGLLKKADEAMYEAKRAGKNRVCLATSPVTTVVPPQSS; encoded by the coding sequence ATGGCAAATAAATCCAGGTTAGTGCGAGGCAAGACGCAGGCAGCGGCCGGTGAATCCACCGGCAGCAAGAGACCGAGTGGACACCCGCTGCTAACCGAGGAAAACTACCGGACTATCTTTGAGAACTCGACGGTGGCCATAATAGTAACTGATGAGAATGAGAACATAGTCTTCTGGAACAAATTTGCCGAGTCCCTGCTGGTGATGGATGCCGCTGACCTGCACATGCGGCCTGTCCGGTCTCTTTACCCGGAGAAAGAGTGGCGGAGAATAGGGTCGCAGAATGCCAGGCGAAAAGGTATGCAGCACCACATGGAGACCAGAGTTATCAGGAAGGACGGGGGAATCATCGATGTTGACCTCTCGCTGAGCGTATTCAAGGGGCCGGATGGAGAGGTGACCGGTTCGATAGGCGTAATCGCCAACGTAACAGAGAGAAAGAAAGCGGAACAAGCACTGCGGCAGGGCGAGGAATTATTAAGAGGGATGACAGAGTCGGCGGCCACAGTGATATACCTTGTGCAGGATGGACGTTTCACATACGTCAATCGTGTCATGGTAGAGATATCGGGCTATACGAACGATGAGTTGCTAGGGATGCGCTCTACCGACCTCATTCATCCCGAGGATAAAGAGGAGGCCAGAGCGAAGGCGATAGCGTCCCTGAAGGGCCATAGCAATCTTCCCTACGAGTTCAGGGTGCTTAAGAAGGACACGGAAACTCTCTGGGTCTCGGAACGAGTCACATCAATCGAATACGGCGGGAATAGGGCAGTGCTGGGCACATTGATGGACATCACTACACGAAAGATTGCCGAGGCCACGTCCCGGGAATACACCGACCAAATCGAGACACTGCTGGAGATTAGCACCAAGCTGGGGCAGAGCCTCAATCTGGCCGAACTGCTACAGGGTGTGCTGGAGAGTATAACCGAAGCCATCCAGGTAAGAGCGGCAGGGATACACCTGCTTGATGAACAGACCAATGAACTGGTGCTGGAAGCTCACCACGGGTTCTCTGCCAACTCTGTGTACAAGATGGCGAGAATGAAACTCGGCAAGGGCTTTGCAGGTCGGGCGGCACTTTCGGGGAAAGCGGTCATATTGAGCGATACCTCGGCCGGCATGAAGTCTGACCTGATAGTGCTGCAGAGTATGGGGCTTCGTTCACTCTATTCTGTACCTATAATAGCGAGAGAGAAGATACTGGGGACAATCTGCATGGGCAGCCATGATTCACGAGACTTTGTAGAGCGAGACCTGCGGCTACTTGGTTCAATTGCCAGTCAGATAGGCGTCGCCATTGAGAACGCACAGATGTATGAGAGGGCTGTGGAAGTTGCCTTCACCGACAGTCTCACCGGTCTTTATAACCGCAGGTACCTGATGGAGCAAATACGGCGGGAACTGGCCCGTGCGAAGAGGAATAAGACCGCTGTATCGCTGATAATGATTGACGTGGATGACCTGAAGACTGTCAACGACCGTTTTGGCCATGACCAGGGTGACGTCCTGCTGAAGGAACTGGCCAGGATTATCAAAACCAGGGCCAGAGCTGCGGATGTAGCCGCCCGCCTGGGGGGCGATGAGTTTGTGGTGCTAACGCCCGACACAGACCTGGTTGGCGCTAGCGAAGTCGGGCAAAGGCTATGGTCAGAAGCGCACCTTTCCCGGATACGGATGGACGACCGGGAGGTGGGATTCAGTGTTTGTATCGGGATAGCTTCATATCCGTCCCATGCTGCCAGTGCCGAAGGTCTGCTCAAGAAGGCAGACGAAGCCATGTACGAAGCCAAGAGAGCCGGCAAGAATCGGGTGTGCCTGGCAACCTCACCGGTAACTACCGTAGTGCCACCCCAATCCTCATAG